In the Drosophila willistoni isolate 14030-0811.24 chromosome 3R, UCI_dwil_1.1, whole genome shotgun sequence genome, ctttgttagtTCTTGTATACACacttaaaaacatttatattgtTCGCAACgctttatatatgtaagttcacatcaataatatatatatatgtataatatttgTTTGGAATACTTTGATATAATTGTTCTTGCTTGTATGAGTAATggttttaatttgaaatttcacATCAATATATTGATAAATATGCTCCTTTAATTTAGGGATAAAACCTCATTTTTAATTCCAACATACATCGATAGACATCAAATTCCGTCACACTTCGTCCCCTTTCGGCCAATCGATCAATTTAGATCTCATAATTACGGAACTTATTGGCCACATCGGTGTTGTCAGTACCCCATTCGGCCTTGCGGCTGCCATAATAGAGAGCAGCTCCTCCCTCCGAAGCACGACGATGGGCCGGATTGGGAGAGGCAGCGGTTAGGCCACCACCGCCAGTGCTGCAGCCAGCTCCGGCCGGACCAGTGGGTCCTGCCTCGGGTAACATGCGGTCCTTGGTCTTGGGCGTGGCCCAATGCATGGACTTTGATTGAATGGAAAATAATTGTGGTCATTAATATGGAAGAAATGTTTTGTTGATTTGCATCTGCTGGATGCGTGCTCAGGGAGCCAATGCATTTGATAAGGTTTTGTAAGATTAAAACATGCATCCGATTTTgagattatttttttttttttgctacaGATGCATTAGCTCTTAGGCATATCACATGCACACATCGAATCCTTGGATGAAGAGGTACAAACATTGAAAAGAAATACAAGGTAAATCAACTTTGGGTACGTTCTTTTATAAGTTTTTTTGGGCGATCAGGACCAGGACTAAATTGGTGCAGGTTTCACTTAAGATAaaagaattaataatttgaaaaaaaaaatattaagattatatttaattgtttaaataatgGTATTCGTGCTGGAATTACTgctgaaatatttaaaaacatcctTATTTTAGATTTATCCTAAATTTAAATACAGTAAGAATATACTTTATTTTCACACAgataaaaagttaattttctGGATATTGGCATAGGcgaaagtaaatttttttactGCTAATTCATACTTTCCATGTTCTGTATGGCATTAAGAAATTTCTATTGGCTGAAGATTAATACttttaaactaatttaatattaatataccggcggacggacggacggacggacggacggacatggctatatgaactcgtctcgtcgtgctgatcaagaatatatatactttatatagtcggaaatgcttccttctatgcgttgcacacttctgaccaaaattaatataccctttttgcaagggtataataaataTCTAATTGTTTTCTTAAATTAAATGCCTGTTAAAAACAATTCTCAGCTTTTAGTCACTAGCACACTACTAAGTGCTCTGCCTATCAGCCAACTGAGCATTGGGCGGAAACGCTGAGGTTCTGCCATCTGAGATTCTGGCAGTCATTTATGGCCGTCGTGGGCAATGTCATTTTCATATTGCACATTTGCGCTCAACATTGTGATGGATGCACCACAATTTCCGCTTGGGTCAGCAGCGGAAATTAGCATAAGCCATACAGCGCGAATATGGGGCTAGGGGGAGTGGTGGAATTGGCTAGAATAATCACATTAATTGTGCAACAATATAAACTAACTGGGGGAATGgattacaaatttcattagtTAAAGCATTCGCCAAAGTTTCCCCATTTAATTAATTCATTTGTGTTACTTTGtgcaaattatacaaaaagaGGAAGGAAACAAAATGGAACTACACGAACACCGACTTTTGGATTTTAACTTTTGCACTTAGTTGTACAGGaaccaaaaatatatgtgTGGAAGGAGATaaagagaaatagagagagagagatagaaagtaATTTAGTGGTACATTGAGCTACATTTTTGGAGTGGATCATTTTTTACTTCTCTGcttatatttttttcgtttttctgttCCTGGCCCATAACGCATACCTCTTTATCCACTTTCTCGGCAATTGTGTATCTTCTCACCTGACCGACATGCTCCTTCATGCCCAGCCACTGTTTGTAGCTCATCGAGATGCCGCTATTGCGCCATTTGTCATATACGGCCCTCTTCTCTGGATCGCAAA is a window encoding:
- the LOC6650942 gene encoding J domain-containing protein isoform X2 gives rise to the protein MSAVDAIINYKRNPNEDFYGLLHCDENSSPEQIQAEYKVLALQYHPDKNSGDKDAEAKFQQLKEAKETLCDPEKRAVYDKWRNSGISMSYKQWLGMKEHVGQSMHWATPKTKDRMLPEAGPTGPAGAGCSTGGGGLTAASPNPAHRRASEGGAALYYGSRKAEWGTDNTDVANKFRNYEI
- the LOC6650942 gene encoding J domain-containing protein isoform X1, translated to MSAVDAIINYKRNPNEDFYGLLHCDENSSPEQIQAEYKVLALQYHPDKNSGDKDAEAKFQQLKEAKETLCDPEKRAVYDKWRNSGISMSYKQWLGMKEHVGQVRRYTIAEKVDKESMHWATPKTKDRMLPEAGPTGPAGAGCSTGGGGLTAASPNPAHRRASEGGAALYYGSRKAEWGTDNTDVANKFRNYEI